A genomic window from Leptospira bandrabouensis includes:
- a CDS encoding NAD(P)/FAD-dependent oxidoreductase encodes MVIVVGSGIIGSWIAYLFAKAGFEVYVFEKSENAGDGISGRNSGVLHSGIYYDSTSLKSKLCFRGYELAVPFFEKNKIPFSICGKVITTGISDTLTEEKDKQNEIEKLFANGKSLGIPNLELKSNPGNYWKHVLGKSALWIPKTGIVDVPSYLKVLWQLGEEAGVKVLKNKKVVRENDEVFALDLQSNVKEEIEADIFVNACGLYSDELLISDSKGNDYEIRPNKGEYFRLNKQLPYETLVYPLPMKTSTALGVHYTFHLGGDAYAGPNSNWASSKEDYSINTQRSVYYESLRKTIDFYKEEDLSEGYVGLRPRLFLNGDAVKDFVIHKESNWIHLLGIESPGLTSSPAIAEEVVRMVG; translated from the coding sequence ATGGTGATTGTTGTTGGTTCTGGAATCATCGGTTCATGGATCGCTTATCTTTTTGCAAAAGCTGGTTTCGAAGTTTATGTATTTGAAAAATCGGAAAATGCAGGTGATGGCATTAGTGGTCGCAATTCAGGAGTGTTACATTCCGGTATATATTACGATTCAACCTCATTAAAATCAAAGTTATGTTTTCGCGGTTATGAACTTGCTGTTCCTTTTTTTGAAAAAAATAAGATACCTTTTTCCATTTGTGGGAAAGTCATTACCACTGGAATATCAGATACATTAACAGAAGAGAAAGACAAACAAAATGAAATTGAAAAACTCTTTGCCAATGGAAAAAGCCTCGGAATCCCAAATTTAGAACTAAAGTCAAATCCCGGAAATTATTGGAAACATGTATTGGGAAAATCTGCACTTTGGATTCCAAAAACAGGAATTGTGGATGTCCCTTCTTACTTAAAAGTATTGTGGCAATTGGGAGAAGAGGCCGGCGTTAAAGTCTTGAAAAACAAGAAGGTAGTTAGAGAAAACGATGAAGTTTTTGCATTGGACTTACAATCAAATGTAAAAGAAGAAATTGAAGCTGATATATTTGTAAATGCATGCGGCTTATATTCGGATGAATTATTAATATCTGATTCAAAAGGAAACGACTATGAAATCCGTCCCAATAAAGGTGAATATTTCCGATTAAACAAACAACTTCCCTATGAAACTTTAGTTTATCCTTTGCCCATGAAGACTTCTACAGCATTGGGTGTTCATTATACTTTCCATTTGGGGGGAGATGCATACGCAGGCCCCAATTCAAATTGGGCTTCTTCAAAAGAAGATTATTCGATCAATACTCAAAGAAGTGTTTATTATGAGTCTTTGCGAAAGACCATAGATTTTTATAAAGAAGAAGATTTGAGTGAGGGATACGTAGGGTTACGGCCTCGATTGTTTTTGAATGGGGACGCAGTGAAAGATTTTGTGATTCATAAAGAATCTAATTGGATCCATTTATTAGGGATTGAAAGCCCTGGGCTTACTTCTTCTCCTGCGATTGCAGAGGAAGTAGTAAGGATGGTAGGTTAG
- a CDS encoding phosphoglycerate dehydrogenase produces MAKVFVSTFPFCRTSKVALDILVSNGHEVMVNPLGRKMKPIEVSESARDFDALIAGTEDLTDLVTNSKSIKLISRVGVGLDSVPLGLCKEKGIAVAYTPDAVSPAVSELAVCLIVDAMRKVTYADREIRKGEWTRPYGERIGGATVGILGFGRIGKRVASHLLGYLPKEILVCDLIEMKDSIRLLSDVASNLYQVNRDLGKNWDATTIKQVDLDSLLKMSDAITIHVPLTAQTKNLLNYKKMSLMKSSAVLINTARGGIVNENDLYKVLQENLISAAAMDVFEEEPYKGPLSTLENVILTQHMGSCSNDCREDMEREASENVVGFFNGGRWERVV; encoded by the coding sequence TTGGCTAAAGTTTTTGTTTCTACATTTCCATTTTGTCGCACAAGTAAAGTAGCTCTCGATATTTTAGTATCTAATGGGCATGAGGTTATGGTAAACCCGCTTGGCAGAAAGATGAAACCCATTGAAGTATCTGAGTCTGCCCGTGACTTTGATGCATTGATTGCTGGTACAGAGGATCTAACGGATCTCGTCACCAATTCGAAATCTATAAAATTGATTTCACGAGTCGGTGTGGGTCTCGATAGTGTTCCTCTTGGTCTTTGTAAAGAAAAGGGAATTGCCGTTGCTTATACTCCCGATGCAGTTTCACCAGCAGTATCGGAACTAGCAGTTTGCCTGATCGTAGATGCCATGCGAAAGGTTACGTATGCAGATAGGGAAATCCGAAAAGGTGAGTGGACAAGACCATACGGCGAGCGAATCGGTGGAGCTACGGTTGGGATCTTGGGATTTGGAAGGATTGGAAAGCGAGTTGCTTCTCATCTTTTAGGTTATTTACCAAAAGAAATTCTAGTTTGTGATTTAATCGAAATGAAAGATTCGATTCGTTTGCTTAGTGATGTCGCTTCTAACCTTTATCAGGTGAACCGTGATTTAGGAAAAAATTGGGACGCAACTACTATTAAACAAGTTGATTTAGATAGTTTGTTAAAAATGTCTGACGCGATTACGATTCATGTGCCTTTGACTGCACAAACAAAAAACCTACTCAATTATAAAAAGATGTCACTCATGAAGTCGAGTGCCGTTTTAATCAACACCGCAAGAGGTGGAATCGTAAATGAAAACGATTTATATAAAGTTTTACAAGAGAATTTAATTTCCGCTGCTGCTATGGATGTATTTGAAGAGGAACCATATAAAGGGCCGTTATCTACTTTAGAAAATGTGATTTTGACCCAACATATGGGTTCTTGTTCCAACGATTGTAGAGAAGATATGGAAAGAGAAGCATCAGAAAATGTTGTTGGGTTTTTTAATGGTGGGCGTTGGGAGAGAGTGGTTTAG
- a CDS encoding MarR family EPS-associated transcriptional regulator → MKENYEYSDHHLKLLQLLEENPHLSQRDASDVLGLSLGKVNYILKAFLDKGLIKMNNFRNNKNKLSYTYLLTPRGIEEKAHMTLHFYEIKKREYEALRSEVEKLGGNLESLEA, encoded by the coding sequence ATGAAAGAAAATTACGAATACAGCGACCACCACCTCAAATTACTTCAGTTACTTGAGGAGAATCCGCATTTGTCCCAAAGAGACGCATCGGATGTTTTGGGCCTTAGTTTGGGAAAGGTGAACTATATTTTGAAGGCATTTTTAGATAAGGGCCTAATCAAAATGAATAATTTTCGTAATAATAAAAATAAACTTTCTTACACCTATTTACTGACGCCGCGAGGAATCGAAGAAAAGGCTCATATGACTCTCCATTTTTATGAAATTAAAAAAAGAGAATACGAAGCCCTTCGTAGCGAAGTAGAAAAGTTAGGTGGCAACTTAGAAAGTTTGGAAGCATAA
- the fcl gene encoding GDP-L-fucose synthase — MNQDSKIYIAGHKGLVGSALVRLLKQQGFKNIIGRTHAEMDLADQTQVYDFFAKEKPEYVFLAAAKVGGIHANNTYPAEFIFSNLQIQNNIIDAAYRNGVKKLCFLGSSCIYPKFAKQPMDEGQLMDGKLEPTNEPYAVAKIAGIVMCQSYNRQYGTNYISVMPTNLYGPGDNYHPENSHVLPALLRRFHEAKIQKLPEVVIWGTGKPLREFLYSDDMARACIFLMQNYDVTTDPKGGEHVNVGSGIEVSIKELAETVKSVVGYEGNLTFDLTKPDGTPRKLLDVSKLHKMGWKHEVELKDGVRAAYNDFLENGK; from the coding sequence TTGAATCAAGATTCCAAAATATATATAGCTGGGCATAAGGGTTTAGTCGGATCTGCACTGGTTCGACTACTCAAACAACAAGGATTTAAGAACATCATTGGTAGGACTCATGCAGAGATGGACCTGGCAGATCAAACGCAAGTGTACGATTTTTTTGCAAAGGAAAAACCTGAATATGTTTTTTTAGCAGCTGCTAAAGTAGGCGGGATTCATGCAAATAACACTTATCCTGCAGAGTTTATATTTTCAAACCTACAAATTCAAAATAATATCATTGATGCCGCGTATAGAAACGGTGTGAAAAAATTATGTTTTTTAGGTTCCTCCTGTATTTATCCAAAATTTGCCAAACAACCTATGGATGAAGGGCAATTAATGGATGGTAAGCTAGAACCAACGAATGAACCTTATGCGGTAGCAAAAATTGCCGGTATCGTTATGTGTCAATCCTACAATCGTCAGTATGGAACAAATTACATATCCGTAATGCCTACAAATTTATATGGTCCAGGAGATAATTATCATCCAGAAAATTCTCATGTATTACCTGCTCTCCTTCGTCGTTTCCACGAAGCAAAGATTCAAAAATTACCAGAAGTTGTAATTTGGGGAACAGGCAAACCATTACGTGAGTTTTTGTATTCTGATGATATGGCTAGGGCCTGTATTTTTCTGATGCAAAATTATGATGTAACCACAGATCCGAAAGGTGGGGAACATGTAAATGTTGGTTCTGGAATTGAAGTAAGCATTAAAGAATTAGCAGAAACTGTCAAAAGTGTAGTTGGTTACGAAGGCAATTTGACTTTTGATCTAACGAAACCAGATGGAACTCCTAGAAAACTATTGGATGTTTCTAAACTTCACAAGATGGGTTGGAAACATGAAGTGGAATTAAAAGACGGAGTTCGAGCAGCCTACAATGACTTTCTAGAAAACGGAAAATAA